The proteins below come from a single Periophthalmus magnuspinnatus isolate fPerMag1 chromosome 7, fPerMag1.2.pri, whole genome shotgun sequence genomic window:
- the fam43b gene encoding protein FAM43B, whose amino-acid sequence MLPWKRNKFVLTEEESKNKPKSLGAGLTYHSILSSLLRSCPDLLPDCPFEWVGNIFHTKRQKVELNKEEPVYNVRYLGSVVTITAKGDGCTQEAVAKIWARSNFGDQSIKMRLTVGAHGIRMSADKSGKKKPIHLYSLNRITYCAADPCRPKILAWIYRHQVKNMAVVLRCHAVLVSKSEKAHAISVSLYHHATSAFSEFKRLKRQSDFRHVQQQLLGEDAVPLMPLRRLLNGQCHYRPPAENPGSATRLCSITEEEEESEEEEVKSVNNKQKILTTNTDPTQLLSQLDLGDIARLEECQINFVSDSNNNTFTFITSLV is encoded by the coding sequence ATGTTGCCCTGGAAACGGAATAAGTTTGTtttgacagaggaggagagcaaaaACAAACCCAAGAGCTTAGGAGCTGGATTGACGTACCACTCCAtcctctcatccctccttcGCTCTTGTCCGGACCTGCTGCCCGATTGCCCCTTCGAATGGGTGGGTAACATATTCCACACAAAAAGACAGAAGGTAGAACTTAACAAGGAGGAGCCAGTTTACAACGTGCGATATTTGGGAAGCGTGGTAACCATAACAGCGAAGGGAGATGGTTGTACGCAGGAGGCGGTGGCCAAAATTTGGGCGAGAAGCAACTTTGGAGATCAGAGCATCAAGATGAGGTTAACAGTTGGCGCGCACGGGATTCGAATGAGCGCGGATAAATCGGGGAAAAAGAAACCGATCCATCTGTATTCCTTGAACAGAATCACGTACTGCGCAGCTGACCCATGCCGACCCAAAATACTCGCGTGGATTTACAGACACCAAGTCAAAAACATGGCAGTTGTTTTGAGGTGCCACGCGGTTTTGGTTAGCAAGTCGGAGAAGGCCCACGCGATTTCCGTTAGCTTGTACCATCACGCTACGTCCGCCTTCAGTGAGTTCAAAAGACTAAAACGGCAAAGCGATTTTCGGCACGTCCAACAGCAACTCCTGGGTGAAGACGCGGTGCCCTTGATGCCGCTGAGGAGGTTGCTAAACGGACAGTGCCACTACAGACCGCCAGCGGAAAACCCGGGGAGCGCAACGCGGCTCTGTTCCATCAccgaagaagaggaagagagcgaggaagaggaggtgaaaAGCGTGAACAACAAGCAAAAAATCTTGACTACGAACACTGATCCGACGCAGTTACTTTCACAGCTGGACCTTGGGGACATTGCCAGACTGGAGGAGTGTCAAATCAACTTCGTCAGTGATAGCAACAACAACACGTTTACGTTCATAACTTCACTGGTGTGA